In the Silene latifolia isolate original U9 population chromosome 1, ASM4854445v1, whole genome shotgun sequence genome, AATTTGTGACATAATGCTGATATAAAAACTGTTGTTATTACGTTGATAAGTTTTTTGTTCAAATTACTGATTGCATGTAAGTTGTTTTCATATTGTTTTCATAACAGTAATTGCATGTAAAGTTTAACTGTAATTGCATGTAGGTTTTCATTCATGATATCATTCAATATCTAGTATTTGAATAATTGgattacaataatacaataattgCCTTACAGTATTAAAATAACTTTGTTATCACATTAAAATAACTGCATTAATACTACTTTATAGGaactgatagaataattgcatttgtataatacaataactgcattataacgttaaaataattgTTGTAACAGAGATTGTTTTTTCCtaataaatactactttataggaactgacaaaaaaatccttacaataactactctttaataatgaaataactttgatattacattaaaataactgtgtgtgcattgtggtggactaggctaccaatttcactaaaaccctttccccctctgatagaataattgcatttgtataatacaataactacattataacgttaaaataattgCTGTTGCACAGATTGTgtttttcataataaatactattttataggatctgacaaaaaaatccttacaataactattctttaataatgaaataactttaatactacattaaaataactgtatgtgcgttgtggtggactaggctaccaatttcactaaaaccctcccctctctgatagaataattgcatttgtataatacaataacgcattataacgttaaaataattgCTTTAATGAGATTGTTTTTTTCCtaataaatactactttataggatctgacaaaaaatccttacaataactactctttaataatgaaataactttaatactacattaaaataactgtgtgtgtattgtagtggactaggctaccaatttcatTAAAACACTCCCTATCTCGATAGAATAATtgtatttgtataatacaataactgaaatATAACGTTAAAATAATCTGCTGCAGAGgttgtattgttttgttttgtatagAATCTAAGATATTGAAATTAATAATACCATAACAGTTCTTCTGTTTTAATGTTTCCAGGCATTGAAATTAATACTACCAATGCAACAACTTTTTCTACACCTACCGTTAAATGCGTCGAAACAGAGAAAATACTATCCATAATCTGGGATTGAGATATACTCCGGTGGCGGTGAGGAGTGGAATAGGATGGTAGAAAATGGTTTCAAACCTGCTCTGGGGTTAATGTTTGTAAAGCTGGAGGAGGCAATAGAGTTTTACAATTTATATGCTGTGGCTTGTGGTTTCATACCAAGGAAGTACACACAAACAAGATTCCGTGATGGTTTGATAGACAAAAAATCAATGGTGTGCAACAGACATGGATTCAAAGAGGATCGCAAAAAActcaaacctgttgttgaatttgaaaacacagaagagaaaaaaaaagaggaaaaggtCTGTAGagccaaagaaaacaaaaataacaagatttGGTTGCAAGGCAAAAATACGGTTTTGTGCTGTATTCAATGACCTTAAGGAGCTAATAGGGTATGCTATTGATACATTTTATGAAGGTTATAATCACAAGCTCTGCTCACTCAAAGAACGGGAATTCCAGAAAAACGTAAGAACACTTAACCTTTACATGAAGCAgacaattgttaacaattgtaAACTCAACATCGGGGCTACCAAGACTTTTAGAATTCTCATGGAACAATCAAATGGGTATGCAAACATTGGTGCATCTCTCAATGATTTCAAGAACTTCaaaagaaatattaaatgttatatagGTGAGAATGATGCTGACATGATTCTCGATTATTTAAAGGCGCTTTCTCAATCGCAAGATGGCTTTTACTATGCTTACCAAGTTGATGAGGATAATTGTTTGGCTAAACTCTTTTGGGCAGATGCACAAGCAAGAATGAATTATTCCTTGTTTGGGGACACAATCACCTTTGATCCTACTTACGGTACTAACAAGTACCGCATGGCCTTCACCCCATTCACCGGTGTTGACAACCACAAAAAATCGGTGACTTTTCTTCTGCACTTGTTGATCATGAGAACGATGGGTCATTCATTTGGGTGCTTAAGAAGTTCCTTGATTGTATGGGCAACAAGGAACCTCGGTGCATTCTTACCGATCAAGATCCTAAATTAAACTCGGGTGCGTTCTGTATTCAAGCAAGCAAGACATCGctactgcatgtggcatataatgaaaaaaCTTACCGATAAAGTTGAGTCACAGATTTGTAAGGAGACTGACTTTGTTGAGCGGATATGCGGAGTTGTTTGGGATACTGACTTGGAACCCATTGagtttgaagaaaaatggactCAAGTGATTAATGACTTTGAGTTGAATGATAATACTTGGTTGACATACATGTATGGCAAAAGGCACAAATGGATACCTGCTTACTTTAGGGATTTGCCTTTAGGCTGCCTTTTGAAGACtacacaaagatcagagagtcAAAACAGTTATTTCAAAAGATTTGAGAGCATAGATGGCACACTTGTAGAATTTTGGTTGCGTTTTCAGAGTGCAATGGAACAACAACGCTATAATCACAGATTTCTTGATGCTGCAAGTGACAGCACATTGCCACAGGTTTCTTCTAAGACAATGATTGAAAAACATGCctctaaaatctacacacatactGTTTTCTATGAGTTCCAAGAGCAAGTGCAAATGGCTCCCTGTTCGTGTGCCGTTGTTGGATTTTCTGAGCAAGGAAACATGCACATTATAAATGTTGAAGATGCCTACAGGAAGCATAGAATATTTCAGGTTATTCAATTTTATAAACATAATTGTCTTTTTACTTTAACATACAATAACTGTGATAAAAGAATACAATAACCGTCTTTTACCATTacaataatcatgtgaaaactatacaataatcacaattatgctttacaataattgatgtagagtttatttgcaattgttctgatttttttccataaatatattaatttgataatgctttacagtaattgataatgctttacacttgccaatttgttacaataatcaaggatatgctttaaaataattggggaagagctttacaataatcagatacatgagagctttaaaataatcagaagtatgctttacaataattgggcaaacgctttacaataatcagctacataaaaagctttaaaataattgcatttgatcatttgaataaattaataatcatgtgaaaactactttgtaacattatattaaacataaaaaaacTGAAGGACTTCTACCTTGGTGTTAATTGCTAGTCTGCATAAAATAATTCATGTTGAACTATATAATAACTATGATTGCCTTTTAAAATAACTACACTTTGTGCATGCAGTTGCTCACAATAACGAATCAAAGGAAACAACATGTACGTGCAAGATGTTTGAGAGGAAAGGAATCCTTTGTAAACACATTATATGGATTATATCGGAAAAGGACTGCAAAGCATACCGGAGCAAAGACATCGAAACTAGATGGACgaagaaatcatatagaaagcctTTGTATGGATTGGATGGAAAGTTATTGCAAGACTACGATCCCACTGATTTGAGAAAATTGGAATTATCAAGGGTATGGTCAGAGTTTTATGCAACAATAAGTGTTCTTAACTCGATGCCTGATAATCAAATCAAGGAGCTAAGTTTGATGCTTTTACAATTCCGAGAGAAAATAAATCCAACCAAAGAGAGCTTGACAAAGGATCAAGAACTGGAAATGCTCTTAGGTTGTTCAGCAAAATCAAATATTACTGTTCTTCCACCCAAGATTGCAAAAAACAAAGGAAGCGGCATGAGAATGAAATCAAACAAGGATAAGGCAATTGAGAAGGCGAGCAAACCGAAGAGGCTATGTAATAACTGCAAACAAATGGGACACCATGACAAGAGAAACTGTCCAAATCCGTTTGTTGAGCATGCtttggaggaagaagatgaagaggaaaacgaaatggaggatgaagatgaagaagaagaatgaaaaatgaaaaatgcattacgctttaaaataatcaagatTACGTTTTAAAATAATCCATATTATGCTTTACAAATAACCGCAAGATTGCAAAATAATTGTGTTAGACTTTTTTACAAGTAATCAGGGGTATACTTTACAATAATGTGTTAGACTTTTACAATAATCAAAGTTATGCTTTACATTAATTGATGTTGAATTTttttgcaattgttctgattttgttcatttaataataccttgcgctattacaataatcatgtgaaaactatacaataatcacaattatgctttatatatttccaaaaatatattaatttgataatgctttacagtGATTGATAATGCTTTgcacttgccaatttgttacaataatcaaggatatgctttaaaataatttgggaagaactttacaataatcagatacatgagagctttaaaataatcagaggtatgctttaaaataattgggcaaacgctttacaataatcagctacgtgaaagctttaaaataattgcatttgatcatttgaataactgaataatcatgtgaaaactatacaataatcacaattatgctttatAATAATTGATGCTGAGTTTATTCGCAATCGTTctgatttttttccataaatatattaatttgataatgctttacagtGATTGATAATGCTTTgcacttgccaatttgttacaataatcaaggatatgctttaaaataatttggaaagagctttacaataatc is a window encoding:
- the LOC141646331 gene encoding protein FAR1-RELATED SEQUENCE 5-like codes for the protein MVENGFKPALGLMFVKLEEAIEFYNLYAVACGFIPRKYTQTRFRDGLIDKKSMKRKKKRKRSVEPKKTKITRFGCKAKIRFCAVFNDLKELIGYAIDTFYEGYNHKLCSLKEREFQKNVRTLNLYMKQTIVNNCKLNIGATKTFRILMEQSNGYANIGASLNDFKNFKRNIKCYIGENDADMILDYLKALSQSQDGFYYAYQVDEDNCLAKLFWADAQARMNYSLFGDTITFDPTYGTNKYRMAFTPFTGVDNHKKSVTFLLHLLIMRTMGHSFGCLRSSLIVWATRNLGAFLPIKILN